Proteins from a single region of Azospira inquinata:
- the rbbA gene encoding ribosome-associated ATPase/putative transporter RbbA, with protein MGAPATPVPVARLTGVSLHYGEVTALDRVDLAIPAGIMVGLLGPDGVGKSSLLALIAGARKIQEGEVEVLGGNLANRHFRNAAQPRIAYMPQGLGKNLYPTLSVFENVDFFGRLFGQGRAERERRIGELLTATGLAPFRDRPAAKLSGGMKQKLGLCCALIHDPDLLILDEPTTGVDPLSRRQFWDLIDAIRGRRPGMSVLVATAYMEEAERFQWLAAMNEGRVLGTGSPAKIKAKAHASSLEEAFVALLPEAQRGAQHRFVVPPRQRQDQNYAIEAKDLTQRFGDFTAVDRVNFRIEQGEIFGFLGSNGCGKTTTMKMLTGLLPPSAGEAWLFGSPVDAHSLETRRQVGYMSQAFSLYGELTVAANLDLHARLFHLAPERIGPRIQALVERFGLAPYLDDPAADLPLGIRQRLSLAVAVVHEPKLLILDEPTSGVDPVARDEFWQLLVELSRQQGVTIFISTHFMNEAERCDRISLMHAGKVLASDTPERLRQSRQAATLEEAFIAYLEEATGANRPPKSDTDAPAAGHAPAAPTEAAPPTGGAPGHRPPPFSLRRLLGYAYRETLELRRDTIRLAFALLGSALLMLVLGYGISMDVENLSFAVLDRDQSPESRAYIRELSGSRYFIQHAPLQDSNELDRRMSNGELTVALEIPPNFGRDLRQGRHPEVGAWIDGAMPFRGETTRGYLEGIHQQYLEQLITEATGNQPQLLPTEVEPRYRYNQDFRSVYAMVPAVLPLLLVFIPAILMALGVVREKELGSITNLYVTPVTRLEFLIGKQIPYICVSMISYFALVLIAVGVFGVPIKGSFFALTAGALLYVTATTGIGLFISTFTSTQIAALFGTAILTMLPTVQFSGLTTPVGSLEGGAYWVGQFFPATYYLTISRGVFTKALDFGDLESQFLALALFIPVLTLISLVLLPKQEK; from the coding sequence CTGGGCGCCCCCGCCACCCCGGTCCCCGTGGCCCGGCTGACCGGGGTGAGCCTGCACTATGGGGAAGTCACCGCCCTGGACCGGGTGGATCTGGCCATTCCAGCGGGCATCATGGTGGGGCTGCTGGGGCCTGACGGGGTGGGCAAATCCTCCCTCCTGGCCCTCATCGCCGGGGCACGGAAAATCCAGGAAGGTGAGGTGGAAGTCCTGGGGGGCAATCTGGCTAACCGGCACTTTCGCAACGCCGCCCAGCCCCGCATCGCCTACATGCCCCAGGGCCTAGGGAAAAACCTCTACCCCACCCTGTCCGTCTTTGAAAATGTGGATTTCTTTGGCCGTCTCTTCGGCCAGGGCCGGGCAGAGCGGGAACGGCGCATTGGGGAACTCCTCACCGCCACCGGTCTAGCCCCCTTCCGGGACCGGCCTGCGGCCAAGCTTTCTGGTGGCATGAAGCAGAAGCTGGGACTCTGCTGCGCCCTGATCCACGATCCGGACCTGCTCATCCTGGACGAACCTACCACCGGGGTGGATCCCCTCTCCCGGCGCCAATTCTGGGATTTGATCGACGCCATCCGGGGCCGTCGGCCGGGCATGAGTGTGCTGGTGGCCACCGCCTACATGGAGGAAGCGGAACGCTTTCAATGGTTGGCGGCCATGAACGAGGGCCGGGTCCTGGGCACGGGCAGCCCGGCGAAAATCAAGGCCAAAGCCCACGCCAGCTCCCTGGAAGAAGCCTTTGTGGCCCTGCTGCCGGAGGCCCAGCGGGGCGCCCAGCACCGCTTTGTGGTGCCCCCCCGCCAGCGTCAGGATCAGAACTACGCCATCGAAGCCAAGGATCTGACCCAGCGCTTCGGAGATTTCACCGCGGTGGACCGGGTCAATTTCCGCATCGAACAGGGGGAAATTTTCGGTTTTCTCGGTTCCAATGGCTGCGGCAAAACCACCACCATGAAAATGCTCACCGGCCTCCTGCCCCCCAGCGCGGGGGAAGCCTGGCTCTTCGGCAGCCCGGTGGATGCCCATTCCCTGGAGACCCGGCGCCAGGTGGGCTACATGTCCCAGGCCTTTTCCCTTTACGGGGAGCTGACCGTGGCCGCCAACCTGGATCTCCACGCCCGCCTCTTCCACCTGGCCCCGGAACGCATCGGGCCCCGCATCCAAGCCCTGGTGGAACGCTTTGGCCTGGCCCCCTATCTGGACGACCCGGCCGCCGATCTGCCCCTGGGCATCCGCCAGCGCCTCTCCCTGGCCGTGGCCGTGGTCCATGAACCCAAGCTACTGATTCTGGACGAGCCCACCTCCGGGGTGGACCCGGTGGCCCGGGATGAATTCTGGCAACTGCTGGTGGAACTCTCCCGCCAGCAGGGGGTGACCATTTTCATCTCCACCCACTTCATGAACGAAGCGGAGCGCTGCGACCGCATTTCCCTCATGCACGCGGGCAAGGTGCTGGCCAGCGACACCCCGGAGCGGCTGCGCCAGTCCCGCCAGGCGGCCACCCTGGAAGAAGCCTTCATCGCCTATCTGGAAGAGGCCACCGGGGCCAACCGCCCCCCCAAGTCCGACACCGACGCTCCGGCGGCGGGCCATGCTCCCGCCGCCCCCACCGAAGCTGCGCCTCCTACCGGCGGAGCCCCCGGCCACCGGCCGCCCCCCTTCAGCCTGCGCCGCCTGCTGGGCTACGCCTACCGGGAAACCCTGGAGCTGCGCCGGGACACCATCCGCCTGGCCTTTGCCCTCCTGGGCTCGGCCCTGCTCATGCTGGTGCTGGGCTACGGCATTTCCATGGACGTGGAAAACCTCAGCTTCGCCGTGCTGGACCGGGACCAGAGCCCGGAATCCCGGGCCTACATCCGGGAACTGTCCGGCTCCCGCTATTTCATCCAGCACGCCCCCCTCCAGGACAGCAATGAACTGGACCGGCGCATGAGTAACGGGGAACTCACCGTGGCCCTGGAAATTCCCCCCAATTTCGGCCGGGACCTGCGCCAGGGACGCCATCCTGAGGTAGGAGCCTGGATCGACGGCGCCATGCCCTTTCGGGGGGAGACCACCCGGGGCTATCTGGAAGGCATCCACCAGCAATACCTGGAGCAGCTCATCACCGAGGCCACGGGCAACCAGCCCCAGCTCCTGCCCACGGAGGTGGAACCCCGCTACCGCTATAACCAGGATTTCCGCAGCGTCTATGCCATGGTGCCGGCGGTACTGCCCCTGCTTCTGGTCTTTATCCCGGCCATTCTCATGGCCCTGGGGGTGGTGCGGGAAAAGGAACTGGGTTCCATCACCAATCTTTACGTCACCCCGGTGACCCGGCTGGAATTTCTCATCGGCAAGCAGATTCCCTATATCTGCGTGTCCATGATCAGCTATTTCGCCCTGGTGCTCATCGCCGTGGGGGTTTTCGGGGTGCCCATCAAGGGCAGCTTCTTCGCCCTGACGGCGGGGGCCCTGCTCTACGTCACCGCCACCACGGGCATCGGGCTCTTCATTTCCACCTTCACCAGCACCCAGATCGCCGCCCTGTTTGGCACCGCCATCCTCACCATGCTGCCCACGGTGCAGTTTTCCGGCCTCACCACCCCGGTGGGGTCCCTGGAAGGGGGCGCCTACTGGGTAGGCCAGTTTTTCCCCGCCACCTATTACCTGACCATCAGCCGGGGGGTGTTCACCAAGGCCCTGGATTTTGGGGATCTGGAAAGCCAGTTCCTCGCCCTGGCCCTGTTTATCCCCGTGCTGACCCTGATTTCCCTGGTCCTCTTGCCCAAGCAGGAGAAATAA
- a CDS encoding sensor histidine kinase, which yields MPPRPGAEGQRSLFGEILDWMLAPLLFVWPISIAITHYFANVVAAYPYDQALRENVTAIARQIRFVNGKPVVKVAGSARALLRADEIDNVYFHVLGPESKLLAGDKELPTPAQVTPEARGGDDIAFRDDELNGEDLRVAYQYLSEGGRADAPWLLVEVGETREKRSQLANKIIASVILPQFVIIPLAVILVWFGLSQGLKPLTKLRERIEARRQGDLSPISLRRVPEELQPLVGAFNAMLERMRRNLDVQTRFIADAAHQMRTPLTGLKTQAQLAMRESDPEALRHALVQIAGAVDRASHLVNQLLTLARAEGGGGAQALVSLELEPLLQEIVGDWVMRALDKEIDLGFEPAPGSTRIEGNAFLLRELINNLIDNALRYTQSGGRVTCRVVPEGERVALEVEDSGIGIREDQAELVFERFYRVDDAGPPGSGLGLAIVREIAEIHGGHASLGPNPQERGALARVVFPRAAETEPGEGEA from the coding sequence TTGCCTCCTAGGCCGGGGGCGGAGGGTCAGCGCTCCCTGTTCGGGGAAATCCTGGACTGGATGCTGGCGCCCCTGCTCTTCGTCTGGCCTATCAGCATTGCCATCACCCACTATTTCGCCAATGTGGTGGCGGCCTATCCCTACGACCAGGCCCTGCGGGAAAACGTCACGGCCATCGCCCGGCAGATACGCTTCGTTAATGGCAAACCGGTGGTGAAGGTGGCCGGCTCCGCCCGGGCCCTGCTGCGGGCGGACGAAATCGACAATGTGTATTTCCACGTCCTGGGCCCGGAAAGCAAGCTCCTGGCCGGGGATAAGGAATTGCCCACCCCCGCCCAGGTGACGCCGGAAGCCCGGGGGGGAGACGATATCGCCTTTAGGGACGATGAGCTGAACGGGGAAGATCTGCGGGTGGCCTACCAGTATCTGTCGGAAGGGGGACGGGCCGATGCGCCCTGGCTGCTGGTGGAGGTGGGGGAAACCCGGGAAAAGCGTTCCCAGCTGGCCAACAAAATTATCGCCAGCGTCATCTTGCCCCAGTTCGTCATCATTCCCCTAGCGGTGATCCTGGTGTGGTTCGGCCTGTCCCAGGGCTTGAAGCCCCTCACCAAGCTGCGGGAACGGATTGAAGCCCGGCGCCAGGGGGATCTTTCCCCCATCAGCCTGCGCCGGGTGCCGGAGGAACTCCAACCCCTGGTGGGGGCCTTCAACGCCATGCTGGAACGGATGCGCCGTAATCTGGACGTCCAGACCCGGTTCATCGCCGATGCGGCCCACCAGATGCGTACCCCCCTCACGGGCTTGAAAACCCAGGCCCAGCTGGCCATGCGGGAAAGCGATCCGGAGGCCCTGCGCCACGCCCTGGTGCAGATTGCGGGGGCGGTGGATCGGGCCTCCCACCTGGTCAATCAGCTCCTCACCCTGGCCCGGGCCGAAGGGGGCGGCGGCGCCCAGGCCCTGGTATCCCTGGAACTGGAGCCCCTGCTCCAGGAAATTGTGGGGGACTGGGTGATGCGGGCGCTGGACAAGGAAATCGACCTGGGCTTCGAGCCCGCCCCGGGCAGCACCCGCATTGAGGGCAATGCCTTCCTCCTGCGGGAGCTGATCAACAACCTGATCGACAACGCCCTGCGTTATACCCAGTCGGGGGGGCGGGTGACCTGCCGGGTGGTGCCCGAAGGGGAACGGGTGGCCCTGGAGGTGGAAGACAGCGGTATCGGTATTCGGGAAGATCAGGCCGAACTGGTCTTTGAACGCTTTTACCGGGTAGATGATGCGGGCCCTCCGGGGTCTGGTCTGGGCCTGGCCATTGTCCGGGAAATCGCCGAAATCCACGGCGGCCACGCCAGCCTGGGCCCCAACCCCCAAGAACGGGGCGCCCTGGCCCGGGTAGTATTCCCTAGGGCAGCCGAGACTGAGCCGGGGGAAGGGGAGGCCTAG
- a CDS encoding cytochrome-c peroxidase: protein MAARLPNLRVFGVLCLLLLGVVGVIAYPRLFARGEGAEVAFASSPLAAVRRGGEPVQPLPTVESLHLDGAKVALGKRLFFDPRLSRDDTLSCASCHDLARGGVDQAPVSRGVGGALGSINAPTVLNAGFNFRQFWDGRAATLEEQAGGPVENPVEMGSSWAQVMGKLQADPELKGAFQQVFGGPPSPERVKQALAEYERSLVTPSRFDRWLGGDKGALSEDEAAGYRLFKHHGCIACHQGVNLGGGSYQRFGIMDDYFAHKKKLTKADYGRFNVTGKAEDRFVFKVPTLRNVALTPPYFHDASATTLEEAVAVMGRYQLGLDLPPHDVLLITAFLRSLSGEVPQ from the coding sequence ATGGCTGCCCGGCTGCCGAATTTGCGGGTGTTCGGGGTACTCTGCCTGCTCCTTTTGGGGGTGGTGGGGGTGATCGCCTATCCCCGGCTGTTTGCCCGGGGGGAGGGGGCGGAGGTGGCTTTTGCGTCTTCCCCCTTGGCGGCGGTGCGGCGGGGCGGGGAGCCGGTCCAGCCTCTTCCCACGGTCGAAAGCCTGCATCTGGATGGGGCCAAGGTGGCCTTGGGCAAGCGCCTCTTTTTTGATCCCCGTCTATCCCGGGATGACACCCTTTCCTGCGCCTCCTGTCATGACCTCGCCCGGGGCGGGGTGGATCAGGCACCGGTTTCCCGGGGCGTGGGGGGCGCCCTGGGGAGCATCAATGCGCCCACCGTCCTCAATGCCGGATTCAATTTCCGCCAATTCTGGGATGGCCGGGCCGCGACCCTGGAGGAACAGGCGGGCGGGCCGGTGGAAAATCCTGTGGAAATGGGCTCCTCCTGGGCCCAGGTGATGGGCAAATTGCAAGCCGATCCTGAATTGAAGGGAGCCTTCCAGCAGGTCTTCGGCGGGCCTCCCTCCCCGGAGCGGGTGAAACAGGCTCTGGCGGAATACGAGCGTTCCCTGGTGACCCCTTCCCGTTTTGATCGCTGGCTGGGAGGAGACAAAGGGGCCCTGAGCGAGGATGAGGCCGCGGGCTATCGCCTCTTCAAGCACCACGGCTGTATCGCCTGCCACCAGGGGGTGAATCTGGGGGGCGGCTCCTACCAGCGTTTCGGTATCATGGACGACTATTTCGCCCACAAGAAAAAACTCACCAAAGCCGATTACGGTCGCTTCAACGTGACCGGCAAGGCGGAGGACCGGTTTGTCTTCAAAGTGCCCACCCTGCGCAACGTAGCCCTGACCCCCCCCTATTTCCACGACGCTTCCGCCACTACCCTGGAAGAAGCGGTGGCGGTCATGGGGCGCTACCAGCTGGGCCTGGATCTGCCTCCCCATGATGTGCTGCTGATTACGGCCTTTCTCCGTTCCCTGTCCGGCGAGGTCCCCCAATGA
- a CDS encoding HlyD family secretion protein: MNGRNFRTLALVAVLAGGGWLLWHYLQPTPLPPWLASGNGRLEATEVDVATKLAGRLREVNAWEGDQVKADQVLARLDADDPRAQLRSAQAQASQAHVSIGEARENVRSAASQLELARATLARSESLVQRGFITRDKLDQDRTKVQTAQASLEAAQARVDEATHAAEAARAKSASVQVTVNDTDIKAPRNGRVLYRLAEPGEVLGAGGKVLTLLDLSDVYMTFYLPTDKAGQVSLGAEARIVLDALPNQPIPARVTFVSPQSQFTPKAVETHTEREKLMFRIKVRIPPEWLVAHPKLINPGSPGVAYVRLEVPGQGAAPAAWPAFLQVK; this comes from the coding sequence ATGAACGGACGTAATTTCCGCACCCTGGCCCTGGTCGCAGTCCTGGCCGGTGGCGGCTGGCTGCTCTGGCATTACCTGCAACCCACGCCCCTGCCCCCCTGGCTGGCCTCGGGCAACGGTCGGCTGGAAGCCACGGAGGTGGATGTGGCCACCAAGCTGGCGGGCCGCTTAAGAGAGGTCAATGCCTGGGAAGGGGATCAGGTGAAAGCGGACCAGGTGCTGGCCCGGCTGGACGCGGACGATCCCCGGGCCCAGCTGCGCAGCGCCCAAGCCCAGGCCTCCCAGGCCCATGTGAGCATCGGGGAAGCCCGGGAAAACGTGCGTAGCGCCGCCAGCCAGCTGGAACTGGCCCGGGCCACCCTGGCCCGCTCGGAAAGTCTGGTGCAGCGGGGCTTCATCACCCGGGACAAGCTGGATCAGGACCGGACCAAGGTGCAGACCGCCCAGGCCAGTCTGGAAGCGGCCCAGGCCCGGGTGGATGAGGCCACCCACGCGGCGGAGGCAGCCCGGGCCAAGAGCGCCAGCGTCCAGGTGACGGTGAACGATACGGACATCAAGGCGCCCCGCAACGGCCGGGTGCTCTACCGTCTGGCGGAACCCGGGGAAGTGCTGGGGGCGGGAGGCAAGGTACTCACCCTGCTGGACCTGTCGGATGTGTACATGACCTTCTACCTGCCCACGGACAAGGCCGGGCAGGTGAGCCTGGGGGCGGAGGCCCGCATCGTGCTGGACGCCCTGCCCAACCAGCCCATCCCGGCCCGGGTCACCTTCGTCTCCCCCCAATCCCAATTCACCCCCAAGGCGGTGGAAACCCATACGGAGCGGGAAAAGCTCATGTTCCGCATCAAGGTGCGCATTCCCCCGGAATGGCTAGTCGCCCACCCCAAGCTCATCAATCCGGGCAGTCCGGGGGTGGCCTATGTGCGTCTGGAAGTCCCGGGACAAGGGGCTGCCCCGGCGGCCTGGCCCGCCTTTCTGCAAGTGAAGTAA
- a CDS encoding response regulator transcription factor, with the protein MRILIAEDDRIIADGLSRSLRQGGYAVDCAYTGSDADTALMANSYDLLILDLGLPRLPGLEVLKRLRARNATLPVLILTAMDGTGDRVKGLDLGADDYMTKPFELPELEARVRALTRRSSGTAPVIVCGALSYDQVGRVAHLAGQPLELSAREIGLLEILLSRAGRLVSKDQLVDHLCGWGEEVSHNAIEVYIHRLRKKLEPGGVRIATVRGLGYCLEKPQAERVAS; encoded by the coding sequence ATGCGCATTTTGATTGCGGAAGACGATCGGATCATTGCCGATGGCCTATCCCGCTCCCTGCGCCAGGGAGGGTACGCGGTGGATTGTGCGTACACCGGCTCGGACGCGGATACGGCCCTGATGGCCAACAGTTACGACCTGCTCATTCTCGATCTGGGCCTGCCCCGGCTGCCCGGGCTGGAGGTTCTGAAACGCCTGCGGGCCCGGAATGCCACCCTGCCGGTGTTGATCCTGACCGCCATGGACGGCACCGGGGACCGGGTCAAGGGCCTGGACCTGGGGGCGGACGACTACATGACCAAGCCCTTTGAGCTGCCCGAGCTGGAAGCCCGGGTGCGGGCCTTGACCCGTCGTTCCTCCGGCACCGCGCCGGTAATCGTCTGCGGCGCCCTGAGTTACGATCAGGTGGGCCGGGTGGCCCATCTGGCGGGTCAGCCCCTGGAATTATCGGCCCGGGAAATCGGCCTGCTGGAAATTCTCCTTTCCCGGGCCGGCCGCCTGGTCTCCAAGGACCAGCTGGTGGATCACCTGTGCGGCTGGGGCGAGGAGGTGAGCCACAACGCCATTGAGGTGTATATCCACCGCCTGCGCAAAAAACTGGAACCGGGCGGGGTGCGCATCGCCACCGTGCGCGGTCTGGGCTACTGCCTTGAAAAGCCCCAAGCCGAGCGGGTTGCCTCCTAG
- a CDS encoding DUF4118 domain-containing protein produces the protein MMTIRSHSHAAGHRSLAALTVYGLALGACLLTAAITAALHPHLDLTNTALVFLLVVFLVARTLGRGPAVLAAFFAVGLFDFVFVPPQLTLAVANAQYAITLGVMLCVALITGGLTAGLRREAELAQRREGEARQLYEAAKDLAGALTDSQVAEVAQGYLATSLDARGCLLLNGPQEALEVCVPGHPEPQPLKVEQHLALMAQAESRTVEYGALAADGCAVAYFPLLAPTRPRGVLAVAPRDGDGERLHALHPQLEALASLLAIALERIHYAAAALKAEREREAEQMRNSLLSAISHDLRTPLTALRAMAESLVWQTPPGEQAQREAATAVRDQALRLSGMVDNLLDMARLQSGRVTLHREWQPLEEVVGAALQLIRPALGDRPVQVQLAPDLPLLHLDAVLMERVFANLVENAAKYAPAATPIRILAERAAPRDNETWVEVAVRDQGPGFPPGLDPFQRFTQGAGDGVRSGVGLGLAICQAVIAAHGGHIRAGNGPEGGGEVRFSLPVGQPPALDGLEEDGPEPPAPSTGERP, from the coding sequence ATGATGACCATCCGTTCCCATTCCCACGCCGCCGGGCACCGTTCCCTGGCCGCCCTGACGGTCTATGGCCTGGCCCTGGGGGCCTGCCTGCTCACGGCGGCCATCACCGCCGCCCTCCACCCCCATCTGGACCTAACCAACACGGCCCTGGTCTTTCTTTTGGTAGTCTTTCTCGTGGCCCGCACCCTGGGCCGGGGACCGGCGGTCCTGGCGGCCTTTTTCGCCGTAGGCCTCTTCGACTTCGTCTTTGTACCGCCCCAGCTCACCCTGGCCGTGGCCAACGCCCAGTACGCCATTACCCTGGGGGTGATGCTCTGCGTGGCCCTGATTACGGGAGGCCTCACCGCCGGCTTGCGCCGGGAAGCGGAACTGGCCCAGCGCCGGGAAGGGGAAGCCCGCCAGCTCTACGAGGCGGCAAAGGATCTGGCCGGGGCCCTGACGGATAGCCAGGTGGCGGAGGTGGCCCAGGGCTATCTGGCCACCAGCCTGGACGCCCGGGGCTGCCTGCTCCTCAACGGCCCCCAGGAAGCCCTGGAAGTGTGCGTGCCGGGCCATCCGGAGCCCCAGCCCCTCAAGGTGGAACAGCATCTGGCCCTGATGGCCCAGGCCGAGTCCCGCACCGTGGAATACGGGGCCCTGGCGGCGGACGGCTGCGCCGTGGCCTATTTTCCCCTGCTCGCTCCCACCCGGCCCCGGGGCGTGCTGGCGGTAGCCCCCCGGGATGGGGACGGGGAGCGGCTCCACGCCCTCCATCCCCAACTGGAAGCCCTGGCCTCCCTCCTGGCCATCGCCCTGGAACGTATCCATTACGCGGCGGCGGCCTTAAAGGCGGAGCGGGAACGGGAGGCGGAACAGATGCGCAATTCCCTGCTCTCCGCCATTTCCCACGATCTGCGCACTCCCCTGACCGCCCTCCGGGCCATGGCCGAATCCCTGGTCTGGCAAACGCCCCCCGGGGAACAGGCCCAGCGGGAGGCGGCCACCGCCGTGCGGGACCAGGCCCTGCGCCTCTCCGGCATGGTGGATAACCTGCTGGACATGGCCCGGCTCCAGTCCGGCCGGGTCACCCTGCACCGGGAATGGCAGCCCCTGGAAGAGGTGGTGGGCGCCGCCCTGCAACTGATCCGCCCGGCCCTGGGGGACCGGCCGGTCCAGGTCCAGCTGGCCCCGGACCTGCCCCTGCTCCATCTGGATGCGGTGCTGATGGAACGGGTCTTCGCCAACCTGGTGGAAAACGCCGCCAAATATGCCCCCGCCGCCACCCCCATCCGCATTCTGGCGGAACGGGCCGCCCCCCGGGACAACGAAACCTGGGTGGAAGTGGCGGTGCGGGACCAGGGCCCGGGCTTTCCCCCGGGCCTGGACCCCTTCCAGCGCTTTACCCAGGGCGCGGGGGACGGGGTGCGCAGCGGCGTGGGCCTGGGTCTGGCCATCTGCCAGGCGGTAATTGCCGCCCACGGCGGCCACATCCGGGCGGGCAACGGGCCGGAGGGAGGCGGTGAAGTGCGCTTCTCCCTGCCCGTGGGCCAGCCCCCGGCCCTGGAC
- a CDS encoding CerR family C-terminal domain-containing protein yields MAPLPLPLPRAPDQTRERLLDAGETLFGRYGYDGVTTRQLAALARVNQSAIPYHFGGKKGVYLAVAQRICQATGEQLGREAQAIHACLSPDITPAEAGDLLVRLAAHIARLVFRPEHRGPWYAFLSREMLQPGPAFDLLYDQFTAPIHDLTETLVARMTGQPPTDPGTRLLAHAFHGQLVGFAYGRSALGRRLDWGARDELAPVFTPPQVEAVVAAVERFARITVTGLLAGIAAPPPAP; encoded by the coding sequence ATGGCTCCCCTTCCCCTTCCTCTGCCCCGAGCGCCGGACCAGACCCGGGAACGGCTCCTGGATGCGGGGGAAACCCTTTTCGGCCGCTACGGCTACGACGGGGTGACCACCCGCCAGCTGGCAGCCCTGGCCCGGGTAAACCAGTCCGCCATTCCCTACCATTTCGGCGGCAAAAAAGGGGTGTATCTGGCCGTGGCCCAGCGTATCTGCCAGGCCACGGGGGAACAGCTGGGGCGGGAGGCCCAGGCCATCCACGCCTGCTTAAGCCCGGACATCACGCCGGCCGAGGCGGGGGACCTGCTGGTACGCCTGGCCGCCCACATCGCCCGGCTGGTCTTCCGCCCGGAACACCGGGGCCCCTGGTACGCCTTTCTCAGCCGGGAAATGCTCCAGCCCGGCCCAGCCTTCGACCTGCTCTACGACCAGTTCACCGCCCCCATCCACGACCTGACGGAAACCCTTGTCGCCCGGATGACCGGCCAGCCCCCCACGGACCCGGGCACCCGACTCCTGGCCCACGCTTTCCACGGCCAGCTGGTGGGTTTTGCCTATGGCCGCAGCGCCTTAGGCCGCCGCCTGGACTGGGGCGCCCGGGACGAACTGGCTCCCGTATTCACCCCACCCCAGGTGGAAGCGGTAGTGGCGGCGGTGGAACGCTTTGCCCGCATCACCGTCACCGGCCTCCTGGCGGGCATCGCCGCCCCCCCTCCCGCCCCCTGA
- a CDS encoding ABC transporter permease, whose protein sequence is MAAPHPSPLSPRDRLTNIYRLGLKELRSLWADKVLLILIVWAFTGGIYSAALGVSQELRDAPVAVVDEDRSPLSLRMTGALTPPFFKPPVSIPWSAMDGALDQGRYSFVIVIPANFQRDLQAGRRPALQINIDATVISQAFIGNTYIQNILMGEIGEYLTGTRDSATLPVRLTPRVRFNPNLTGYWFGGVMETINNITMLTIILVGAAFVREREHGTLEHLLVMPLTPAEIMLSKVWANGLAVLIGATVALTLVIQGVLQVPIQGSLPLFLCGAALYLFSAASIGIFLGTVARSMPQLGLLIILTIVPLELLAGGVTPRESMPVLIQNLMLVAPTTYFVRLAQGILYRGAGLGVVWPEFLAMAGIGTLFFLFALARFRKSVAQTQL, encoded by the coding sequence ATGGCCGCCCCCCATCCCTCCCCCTTAAGCCCCCGGGACCGGCTGACCAACATCTACCGCCTGGGCCTCAAGGAACTGCGCAGCCTGTGGGCCGACAAGGTGCTGCTAATCCTCATTGTCTGGGCCTTTACCGGGGGCATCTATTCCGCCGCCCTCGGGGTGTCCCAGGAATTGCGGGACGCCCCAGTGGCGGTGGTGGATGAGGACCGGTCTCCCCTTTCCCTGCGCATGACCGGGGCCCTGACGCCCCCCTTCTTCAAGCCCCCCGTATCCATCCCCTGGTCCGCCATGGACGGAGCCCTGGACCAGGGGCGTTACTCCTTCGTGATCGTCATCCCCGCCAATTTCCAACGGGACCTCCAGGCCGGGCGCCGCCCCGCCCTCCAAATCAATATCGACGCCACGGTGATCAGCCAGGCCTTTATCGGCAACACCTACATCCAGAACATTCTCATGGGGGAAATCGGGGAATACCTGACCGGCACCCGGGATAGCGCCACCCTGCCCGTGCGCCTCACCCCCCGGGTACGGTTTAACCCCAACCTGACCGGTTACTGGTTCGGCGGGGTGATGGAAACCATCAACAACATCACCATGCTCACCATCATCCTGGTGGGGGCGGCCTTTGTCCGGGAACGGGAACACGGCACCCTGGAACATCTCCTGGTCATGCCCCTGACCCCGGCGGAAATCATGCTGTCCAAGGTCTGGGCCAACGGTCTGGCGGTACTCATAGGCGCCACCGTGGCCCTCACCCTGGTGATCCAAGGGGTGCTCCAGGTGCCCATCCAGGGTTCCCTGCCCCTGTTCCTCTGCGGCGCCGCCCTGTATCTGTTTTCCGCCGCCTCCATCGGCATTTTCCTCGGCACCGTGGCCCGCTCCATGCCCCAGCTGGGCCTGCTCATCATCCTCACCATCGTGCCCCTGGAACTCCTGGCGGGGGGCGTCACCCCCCGGGAAAGCATGCCCGTGCTGATCCAGAACCTGATGCTGGTAGCCCCCACCACCTATTTCGTGCGCCTGGCCCAGGGCATCCTCTACCGGGGGGCTGGCCTGGGAGTGGTGTGGCCCGAATTTCTGGCCATGGCAGGCATCGGCACCCTGTTCTTCCTCTTTGCCCTGGCCCGCTTCCGCAAATCCGTGGCCCAAACCCAGCTCTAA